From Pseudofrankia saprophytica, a single genomic window includes:
- a CDS encoding acetoacetate--CoA ligase has translation MAQTSDEGTTEVVRAGTLLWEPSAERVRDAGMTHYLEFLATEHGLSFAGPQELWRWSASEPGTFWDTIWDFCGVRGQRGEGPALADARMPGAVWFPGAKVNYAENALSRRGPGPALIAVREDAATVVISWDELRRQVARCAAGLRRLGVHRGDRVAAVLPNCAHTVILMLATASIGAVFSSCSPDFGPSGLADRFSQIAPKVLVVVDGYAYNGTPHDILNNIAELVEVLPGLAATVVVPYVAADVVERAERLNLPGMTWWDELVIGLEEVPQFEPMPFAAPLWILYSSGTTGLPKPIVHSHGGILLEHLKSLALLLDLGPDDRFCWFTTTGWMMWNFLVSGLLVGSTIVLYDGSPSFPDLSTLWRLVEAIGLTCLGVSAAYLHSCLGRGLSPCVVADLSTLRTLGSTGSPLSTDGYAWVYDSVKPDILLTSISGGTDVCGPLAAALPTMPVRAGEIGLRALGCAVDVFDEQGRPVVDEVGELVVTAPMPSMPLLFWGDRDGSRLRESYYSMYPGVWRHGDFARLTLGGAVVIEGRSDATLNRGGVRLGTAELYRVVERFEGIADSLVVDTSGPGQSGQLFLFVVPTRRGSLTPALGEALKAEIRAELSPRHVPDRVIEVLDIPRTLTGKKLEVPVKRLLTGVPLDRAVSLAAVANPEALAPFIR, from the coding sequence ATGGCGCAGACCTCCGACGAGGGCACGACCGAGGTGGTGCGGGCCGGCACGCTGCTGTGGGAGCCGTCGGCCGAACGCGTACGCGACGCCGGGATGACGCACTACCTCGAGTTCCTCGCCACCGAGCATGGCCTGTCGTTCGCCGGCCCGCAGGAGCTGTGGCGGTGGTCCGCCTCCGAGCCCGGCACGTTCTGGGACACGATCTGGGACTTCTGCGGCGTCCGCGGCCAGCGAGGCGAAGGCCCCGCGCTGGCCGACGCGCGGATGCCCGGCGCGGTCTGGTTCCCTGGCGCGAAGGTGAACTATGCCGAGAACGCCCTGAGCCGGCGCGGCCCGGGGCCGGCGCTGATCGCCGTCAGGGAGGACGCGGCGACGGTCGTGATCTCCTGGGACGAGCTGCGCCGCCAGGTGGCCCGGTGCGCCGCGGGGTTGCGCCGCCTGGGGGTGCACCGCGGTGACCGGGTGGCCGCGGTCCTGCCGAACTGTGCCCACACGGTGATCCTGATGCTCGCCACCGCGAGCATAGGCGCGGTCTTCTCGAGCTGTTCGCCGGACTTCGGCCCGTCGGGGCTGGCGGACCGGTTCAGCCAGATCGCGCCGAAGGTGCTGGTCGTCGTCGACGGTTACGCCTACAACGGAACGCCGCACGACATCCTGAACAACATCGCCGAGCTGGTCGAGGTGCTGCCCGGCCTGGCCGCGACCGTCGTCGTCCCGTACGTGGCCGCCGACGTCGTCGAGCGCGCCGAGCGGCTGAACCTGCCGGGGATGACCTGGTGGGACGAGCTGGTCATCGGCCTGGAGGAGGTGCCCCAGTTCGAGCCGATGCCGTTCGCCGCCCCACTGTGGATCCTCTACTCCTCCGGCACCACCGGGCTGCCCAAGCCGATCGTGCACAGCCACGGCGGGATCCTGCTCGAGCACCTGAAGTCGCTCGCGCTCCTGCTGGACCTGGGCCCGGATGACCGCTTCTGCTGGTTCACCACCACCGGCTGGATGATGTGGAACTTCCTCGTCTCCGGCCTGCTCGTCGGGTCGACGATCGTGCTCTACGACGGCAGTCCCAGCTTTCCGGACCTGTCGACCCTGTGGCGGCTGGTCGAGGCGATCGGCCTGACCTGCCTCGGCGTGTCGGCGGCGTACCTGCACAGCTGCCTCGGCCGGGGGCTGTCCCCCTGCGTGGTCGCCGACCTGTCGACGCTGCGCACGCTCGGGTCGACCGGCTCGCCGCTGTCCACCGACGGCTACGCCTGGGTGTACGACTCGGTGAAGCCGGACATCCTGCTGACGTCGATCAGCGGCGGCACGGACGTGTGCGGGCCGCTCGCCGCGGCGCTGCCCACCATGCCGGTACGCGCCGGCGAGATCGGCCTGCGCGCGCTCGGCTGCGCCGTGGACGTCTTCGACGAGCAGGGCCGGCCGGTCGTCGACGAGGTCGGCGAGCTGGTGGTGACCGCGCCGATGCCGTCGATGCCGCTGCTGTTCTGGGGCGACCGGGACGGCTCCCGGCTGCGGGAGAGCTACTACTCGATGTATCCGGGCGTGTGGCGGCACGGCGACTTCGCCCGGCTCACCCTGGGCGGGGCCGTCGTCATCGAGGGCCGTTCGGACGCGACGCTGAACCGGGGCGGCGTCCGGCTCGGAACCGCGGAGCTGTACCGGGTGGTGGAGCGGTTCGAGGGCATCGCCGACAGCCTCGTCGTCGACACCTCCGGTCCGGGCCAGAGCGGTCAGCTGTTCCTGTTCGTCGTCCCGACCAGGCGCGGCAGCCTGACCCCGGCGCTGGGCGAGGCCCTCAAGGCCGAGATCCGTGCCGAGCTCTCCCCTCGCCACGTCCCCGACCGCGTCATCGAGGTCCTGGACATCCCCAGAACCCTCACCGGCAAGAAGCTCGAGGTCCCCGTCAAGCGCCTCCTGACCGGCGTCCCCCTGGACCGAGCCGTAAGCCTCGCGGCGGTCGCGAACCCGGAGGCGTTGGCGCCGTTCATCCGCTAG
- a CDS encoding PAS domain-containing protein, which translates to MPGGGAGQLGQPSQPTPSSGDAGQGGPQTGAAAGPAVGGALPTSAAVAETLFSQAPIALAFHDSAGRYVRVNEVLARLNGRPVADHIGRTAPELLGEIGHELATLLGRALRTGEPVGDLEMSVATGGAGPTQTWQASWYPVPGPAGAPLGAVFVAIDVSGRRDAEQEAARERERLRLLAEAVASDVLRAGPDGAFDGDMPRWRAATGQRRAQSDGPGWLDAVHPGDRETVRRAWHSAVERGESFEAEFRVLGADGAERVMTARALVVSGGGEWVGALTDITELRAAQATSESSAGRVRAATDRVEQIQRVTAALARAVTSDDVVAVIMDAGRALGASGRGVALIDDAREQLTFRALQGYSAEYTARWSRISLGAVHPAAEVVRGRRSLFLASREELTTRWPVPDLVAAVGASDDRAWALLPLATGDAPTGVLMFGFRSARDFSLDERGYLELLADQCALAFDRAALFEGALAQAAAGRVAQDHTAAARADADRAGRRLEVLAAVTAAMNATAAPDPAAAAALAAAATPDRALRALAEAAVGEIADLCAVYLLADPASAGDGQPAGAGEPGRAPAAVAGDGGENDPSSSRDPGASPPGTPAVPALLRVAAAAVPGIEDPPRPRPVRWPAASTVAQAFSTGKPWLSTARDASGPQTSRQTLQRISRQTSRITDLSPDPPADRPTGLPADLPDHDLPDRLRQSGRDPVRQSGGDPGLRRSGGDPVADPAGFSDSAGLGGTTAGAAAGAEQPTRALSAASADEVRWARRAGAHTVAAAPILRRGRPVGVVLLAAAGERPPL; encoded by the coding sequence GTGCCGGGAGGCGGAGCCGGCCAACTGGGTCAGCCGAGCCAGCCCACCCCGTCGTCGGGCGACGCCGGCCAGGGCGGCCCGCAGACGGGCGCGGCGGCCGGCCCCGCGGTCGGCGGCGCGCTGCCGACCTCGGCCGCGGTCGCGGAGACGCTGTTCAGCCAGGCGCCGATCGCGCTCGCGTTCCACGACTCCGCCGGCCGCTACGTCCGTGTCAACGAGGTGCTCGCCCGGCTCAACGGCAGGCCGGTGGCCGACCACATCGGGCGCACCGCGCCCGAGCTGCTCGGCGAGATCGGCCACGAGCTGGCCACCCTGCTCGGCCGCGCGCTGCGCACCGGTGAGCCGGTCGGTGACCTGGAGATGAGTGTCGCGACCGGTGGTGCCGGGCCGACGCAGACCTGGCAGGCCAGCTGGTACCCGGTGCCAGGGCCTGCGGGCGCCCCGCTGGGCGCCGTGTTCGTCGCGATCGACGTGAGCGGCCGCCGGGACGCAGAGCAGGAGGCGGCGCGCGAGCGTGAGCGCCTGCGGCTGCTGGCCGAAGCCGTCGCGTCCGATGTGCTGCGGGCCGGGCCGGACGGCGCCTTCGACGGCGACATGCCGCGTTGGCGGGCGGCGACCGGCCAGCGGCGCGCCCAGTCCGACGGGCCCGGCTGGCTGGACGCCGTGCACCCGGGTGACCGGGAGACCGTACGGCGCGCCTGGCACAGCGCGGTGGAACGCGGCGAGAGCTTCGAGGCGGAGTTCCGCGTGCTGGGCGCCGACGGCGCAGAGCGCGTCATGACCGCGCGGGCGCTGGTGGTCTCGGGCGGCGGCGAGTGGGTCGGCGCCCTGACGGACATCACCGAGCTGCGGGCGGCCCAGGCCACCAGCGAGTCCTCGGCCGGACGGGTGCGGGCCGCCACCGACCGGGTCGAGCAGATCCAGCGGGTCACCGCGGCGCTTGCCAGGGCCGTGACCAGCGACGACGTGGTCGCGGTCATCATGGACGCCGGCCGGGCCCTCGGCGCCTCCGGCCGCGGCGTCGCGCTCATCGACGACGCGCGTGAGCAGCTGACCTTCCGTGCCCTGCAGGGCTACTCGGCCGAGTACACGGCGCGCTGGTCGAGGATCAGCCTCGGCGCCGTCCACCCGGCCGCCGAGGTGGTGCGCGGCCGCCGCTCGCTCTTCCTGGCCAGCCGCGAGGAACTGACCACGCGCTGGCCGGTGCCGGACCTCGTCGCGGCCGTGGGCGCCTCCGACGACCGGGCCTGGGCGCTGCTGCCGCTGGCCACCGGCGACGCCCCCACCGGCGTGCTGATGTTCGGTTTCCGCTCGGCCAGGGATTTCAGCCTGGACGAGCGGGGCTACCTGGAGCTGCTCGCCGATCAGTGCGCGCTCGCCTTCGACCGGGCCGCGCTGTTCGAGGGGGCGCTCGCGCAGGCCGCCGCCGGCCGTGTCGCCCAGGATCACACCGCCGCCGCGCGCGCCGACGCCGACCGGGCCGGCCGCCGGCTGGAGGTGCTCGCCGCCGTCACCGCGGCCATGAACGCCACCGCCGCCCCCGACCCGGCCGCCGCGGCGGCGCTCGCGGCGGCGGCCACCCCGGACCGCGCCCTGCGCGCCCTCGCCGAGGCGGCCGTCGGTGAGATCGCCGACCTGTGCGCCGTGTACCTGCTCGCGGACCCCGCGTCCGCCGGCGACGGCCAGCCAGCCGGGGCAGGTGAGCCCGGCCGCGCGCCCGCCGCAGTGGCCGGTGACGGCGGTGAGAACGACCCAAGCTCATCGCGGGACCCGGGTGCCAGTCCGCCGGGAACCCCGGCCGTGCCGGCGTTGCTGCGCGTGGCGGCCGCCGCGGTGCCGGGCATCGAAGACCCGCCGAGGCCGCGGCCGGTCCGCTGGCCGGCGGCCAGCACCGTGGCCCAGGCTTTCAGCACGGGCAAGCCCTGGCTGAGCACCGCGCGTGACGCGAGCGGCCCTCAGACCTCCCGGCAGACGCTCCAACGGATCTCCCGGCAGACCTCCCGAATCACTGACCTCTCGCCAGATCCGCCAGCGGACCGCCCAACAGGCCTCCCCGCAGACCTCCCTGATCACGACCTCCCAGATCGGCTTCGCCAGTCCGGCAGGGACCCCGTTCGCCAATCTGGCGGGGACCCCGGGCTTCGCCGGTCTGGCGGCGATCCCGTCGCCGATCCGGCCGGATTCTCGGACTCCGCCGGTCTGGGCGGAACCACGGCGGGGGCCGCCGCGGGCGCGGAGCAGCCCACGCGGGCGTTGTCGGCCGCGTCGGCGGACGAGGTGCGTTGGGCGCGCAGGGCTGGCGCGCACACCGTGGCGGCGGCGCCGATCCTGCGCCGCGGCCGCCCGGTGGGTGTCGTGCTGCTGGCCGCGGCGGGTGAGCGCCCGCCGCTGG
- a CDS encoding acetoin utilization protein AcuC: METIGGASDGSARSAAGLGGGTEPGQAGGTGQAGEPRQDTLVVWDEAMLGYDFGPHHPLHPVRLALTMDLATRAGVLASPGIVTAAGSLASDQLIELVHDPTYVAAVRHVGAPGAGNPRLAAMFALGTADNPVFQRMHEAAAAVTGGTLDAARAVWSGTHQHAVALAGGLHHAMRAGASGFCVYNDPAVAIAWLLSAGARRVAYVDIDVHHGDGVQAAFYDDPRVLTISLHQTGRSLFPGTGFPDEVGAGDAEGTAVNVALPPGTDDAGWLRAFSGVVPVLLRQFRPDVLVTQHGCDTHRLDPLADLRLTVDGQRASYLALHDLAHEVAGGRWLACGGGGYALETVVPRAWTHLLAIAAHAPLPVDRPLPEQWRECAPGRVDAATLRPPGRGVAMPAAFGDGGGPVTHHPWDAGEGDPDDALDRAVAATRREVLPLHGLDPLRDR, encoded by the coding sequence ATGGAGACGATCGGCGGCGCGAGCGACGGCTCGGCGCGCAGCGCCGCCGGGCTCGGCGGCGGAACCGAGCCCGGCCAGGCTGGCGGGACCGGCCAGGCTGGCGAGCCCCGCCAGGACACCCTGGTGGTCTGGGACGAGGCGATGCTGGGCTACGACTTCGGCCCGCACCACCCGCTACACCCGGTGCGCCTCGCGTTGACCATGGACCTGGCGACGCGCGCGGGTGTGCTCGCGTCGCCGGGGATCGTGACCGCCGCCGGTTCGCTCGCGTCCGACCAGCTGATCGAGCTGGTGCACGACCCCACCTACGTCGCCGCGGTCCGCCACGTGGGCGCCCCCGGTGCGGGAAACCCACGGCTGGCCGCGATGTTCGCGCTAGGCACCGCGGACAACCCCGTGTTCCAGCGCATGCACGAGGCGGCCGCCGCGGTGACCGGCGGAACGCTCGACGCCGCGCGGGCGGTCTGGTCGGGTACCCACCAGCACGCGGTGGCGCTGGCGGGCGGCCTGCACCACGCGATGCGCGCCGGCGCGAGCGGGTTCTGCGTCTACAACGACCCCGCGGTGGCGATCGCCTGGCTGCTGTCGGCCGGAGCCCGCCGCGTCGCCTACGTCGACATCGACGTGCACCACGGCGATGGTGTGCAGGCCGCGTTCTACGACGACCCGCGGGTGCTCACGATCTCGCTGCACCAGACGGGCCGTAGCCTCTTTCCCGGCACCGGGTTCCCGGACGAGGTCGGGGCCGGGGACGCCGAGGGGACCGCGGTCAACGTGGCGCTCCCGCCGGGCACCGACGACGCCGGCTGGTTGCGGGCGTTCTCGGGGGTGGTGCCGGTTCTGCTGCGCCAGTTCCGGCCGGACGTGCTGGTCACCCAGCACGGCTGCGACACCCACCGCCTCGACCCGCTCGCCGACCTGAGGCTGACCGTCGACGGCCAGCGGGCCTCCTACCTGGCGCTGCACGACCTGGCGCACGAGGTGGCCGGCGGGCGCTGGCTCGCCTGCGGCGGTGGCGGATACGCGCTGGAGACCGTCGTGCCGCGAGCCTGGACCCACCTGCTGGCGATCGCGGCGCACGCGCCCCTGCCGGTGGACCGCCCGCTGCCGGAACAGTGGCGCGAGTGCGCGCCTGGCCGGGTGGACGCGGCCACGCTGCGCCCGCCTGGGCGGGGCGTGGCGATGCCGGCGGCATTCGGCGACGGCGGTGGCCCGGTCACCCACCACCCGTGGGACGCGGGCGAGGGCGACCCGGACGACGCGCTCGACCGGGCGGTCGCGGCCACTCGCCGCGAGGTGCTGCCCCTGCATGGCCTCGACCCGCTTCGTGACCGTTAG
- a CDS encoding bifunctional GNAT family N-acetyltransferase/acetate--CoA ligase family protein, translated as MADQAALPPGYPAGWEADVILSDGGTAHIRPILPSDGPRLLAFWDRLSERSIYLRFFGVRRRLSPADVDRFTIVDQSVRGALVALIGAELVALAHWEGVPAAETPATPATPAAVADEAPRGGPLTRPAAGAEVAFLVEDAQQGRGLGSVLLEHLAAAAWERGVRRFDAEVLAENQTMTRVFLDAGYKVSRTWDSSVIRLSFDIAPTEKSVDVMRAREHRAEAASIGRLLRPRAVAVIGASRRAGATGNAVLRNLLNGGFDGPVYPVNPVAAAGSGAVSSVRAFASVEDVDGPVDLAVLCVPPAEVDEAVAACGRHGVRGLVVITDLRDEPAEATLAAAARAAGMRVVGPASLGVQSPAAGLNASLTTQMPPPGRIGCYSQSGPLGTAMLTAAETRGLGMSVFVSAGDRADVSGNDMLQYWEDDPATDVALLHLDTFGNPRKFARLARRVGRSLPVVVVRAGRSELDAALLRQAGVIAVDRVSAGFDVAQLLANQPLPSGDRVTVIGDSRALVRLTVEAAEGVGLSVESVLLKLGSSPELHAEAMLSAAERSDALMVTVAPLPPLPVAPLATAVAAVAARLDMPVLASVLGGAPIPELGAVPAYPSPEGAVAALRRVVAYAEWRSRPLGAVPVLDVRVDAARALVGGRVGWLDDAQSAALLGCYGVPVEPVIRAENEDAAVSAADRLGWPAVLKARSRPYRHRPELGGQRLALPDETAMRAAWASLRAQLGPDVPLVVQRMAPAGVAVVLGSEEHPRYGPLVSFGLAGPAMDLLGDRAHHILPLTDVDADRLLGSVRGAPLLSGYRGSRPVDVAALRETVLRVARLADDLPDVARLVLDPVIVSAQGVTVLSAEVIAGPPRRRADAGPRRYWTAPAPGAGAAY; from the coding sequence GTGGCTGACCAGGCCGCGCTCCCACCGGGGTACCCGGCGGGCTGGGAGGCCGACGTGATCCTCTCCGACGGTGGGACCGCGCACATCCGCCCGATCCTGCCGTCCGACGGCCCGCGGCTGCTGGCCTTCTGGGACCGGCTGTCGGAACGTTCGATCTACCTGCGGTTCTTCGGGGTGCGCCGGCGGCTCAGCCCGGCCGACGTGGACCGGTTCACGATCGTCGACCAGTCGGTGCGCGGCGCCCTCGTCGCGCTCATCGGCGCCGAGCTCGTCGCCCTCGCGCACTGGGAGGGCGTGCCTGCGGCCGAGACGCCGGCCACGCCGGCCACGCCGGCCGCGGTGGCGGACGAGGCGCCCCGAGGCGGGCCGCTCACCCGCCCGGCCGCGGGCGCCGAGGTGGCGTTCCTCGTCGAGGACGCCCAGCAGGGCCGTGGGCTCGGCTCCGTGCTGCTCGAGCACCTCGCCGCCGCCGCCTGGGAGCGTGGCGTCCGCCGGTTCGACGCGGAGGTGCTGGCCGAGAACCAGACGATGACCCGGGTCTTCCTCGACGCCGGCTACAAGGTGTCCAGGACCTGGGATTCCAGCGTGATCCGGCTGTCGTTCGACATCGCCCCCACCGAGAAGTCGGTGGACGTGATGCGGGCCAGGGAGCACCGGGCCGAGGCCGCGTCCATCGGACGGCTGCTGCGCCCGCGCGCCGTGGCGGTGATCGGCGCCTCCCGCCGCGCCGGCGCGACCGGCAACGCGGTGCTGCGCAACCTGCTGAACGGCGGGTTCGACGGCCCGGTCTACCCGGTGAACCCGGTGGCGGCCGCCGGGTCGGGCGCCGTCTCGTCGGTCCGGGCGTTCGCCAGCGTCGAGGACGTCGACGGCCCGGTGGATCTCGCGGTGCTGTGCGTGCCGCCGGCCGAGGTCGACGAGGCGGTCGCGGCCTGCGGGCGGCACGGCGTGCGCGGCCTGGTGGTGATCACGGACCTGCGCGACGAGCCGGCGGAGGCGACGCTCGCGGCCGCCGCCCGAGCCGCGGGCATGCGGGTGGTGGGGCCCGCGAGCCTGGGAGTGCAGAGCCCAGCGGCGGGCCTGAACGCCTCGCTGACGACCCAGATGCCACCTCCTGGACGGATCGGCTGTTACTCCCAGTCCGGGCCGCTGGGGACCGCCATGCTGACAGCCGCGGAGACCCGCGGCCTGGGGATGTCGGTGTTCGTGTCCGCCGGGGACCGCGCCGACGTCAGCGGCAACGACATGCTGCAGTACTGGGAGGACGACCCGGCGACCGACGTCGCGCTGCTGCACCTGGACACGTTCGGCAACCCGCGCAAGTTCGCCCGGCTCGCCCGCCGGGTCGGGCGCTCGCTCCCGGTCGTGGTCGTGCGCGCCGGGCGTTCGGAGCTGGACGCGGCGCTGCTGCGGCAGGCCGGCGTGATCGCCGTCGACCGGGTCTCGGCGGGCTTCGACGTCGCGCAGCTGCTCGCCAACCAGCCGCTGCCCAGCGGCGACCGGGTGACCGTCATCGGCGACTCGCGCGCGCTGGTTCGCCTCACGGTCGAGGCGGCCGAGGGTGTCGGCCTGTCGGTCGAGTCCGTCCTGCTCAAGCTTGGCAGCTCACCGGAGCTGCACGCCGAGGCGATGCTGTCGGCCGCCGAGCGGTCGGACGCGCTGATGGTCACCGTCGCCCCGCTGCCGCCGCTGCCGGTCGCCCCGCTGGCCACGGCCGTCGCCGCCGTCGCCGCGCGGCTGGACATGCCGGTGCTGGCCAGCGTGCTCGGCGGCGCGCCGATACCCGAGCTCGGCGCGGTGCCGGCCTATCCCTCGCCGGAGGGGGCCGTGGCGGCGCTGCGCCGGGTGGTGGCGTACGCGGAATGGAGGTCGCGCCCGCTGGGCGCCGTTCCGGTCCTCGACGTACGGGTCGACGCGGCCAGGGCACTCGTGGGCGGCCGGGTGGGCTGGCTGGACGACGCGCAGAGCGCGGCGCTGCTCGGCTGCTATGGCGTGCCCGTCGAGCCGGTGATCCGGGCGGAGAACGAGGACGCCGCGGTGAGCGCCGCCGACCGGCTGGGCTGGCCCGCGGTACTCAAGGCCAGGTCACGGCCCTACCGGCACCGGCCCGAGCTCGGCGGCCAGCGCCTCGCGCTGCCGGACGAGACGGCGATGCGGGCGGCCTGGGCCTCCCTGCGCGCCCAGCTCGGGCCGGACGTGCCGCTGGTGGTGCAGCGGATGGCGCCCGCCGGTGTGGCCGTCGTGCTGGGCTCCGAGGAGCACCCCCGCTACGGGCCACTGGTGTCGTTCGGCCTGGCGGGGCCGGCGATGGACCTGCTCGGCGACCGGGCGCACCACATCCTGCCGCTGACCGATGTAGACGCCGACCGGCTGCTCGGTTCGGTGCGGGGGGCTCCGCTGCTGTCCGGGTACCGCGGCTCACGGCCGGTGGACGTCGCGGCGCTGCGGGAGACGGTCCTGCGGGTCGCCCGGCTCGCCGACGACCTGCCCGACGTCGCGCGGCTCGTCCTGGACCCGGTGATCGTGTCGGCCCAGGGCGTGACGGTGCTGTCCGCGGAGGTGATCGCGGGGCCGCCGCGCCGGCGCGCCGACGCCGGCCCGCGGCGGTACTGGACGGCACCCGCGCCCGGCGCGGGTGCCGCCTACTGA
- a CDS encoding RNA polymerase sigma factor gives MTLPALDLHDDAPRARTSARRPRRSTAARSSSGRTLTAVAEDIDELDVSAVADLIARGRESGEVSRSELREALESADVGTELLPALVARLTAAGVDVLEEEEGERASQPAETGRTTTEHAGTADLVRMYLREIGRVPLLNAAQEVELSKRVEAGLFAEHKLATAEELGTDLRRDLKQLVRDGEAAKQQLVSANLRLVVSVAKKYSGRGMTLLDLVQEGNLGLIRAVEKFDYAKGYKFSTYATWWIRQAIGRALADQARTIRIPVHVVEQINKITRLQRQLVSTLGREPTDEELALELDMPLEQVVELRRYAQDTVSLETGVGDDGDSVLGDFIEDADATSPADAASYGAMQDEIDNVLGNLSPREREVMRLRFGLADGKQHTLAEVGNRLGLTRERIRQIERDTLRELRKPAVAGRLREFLD, from the coding sequence ATGACGCTGCCTGCTCTGGACCTTCACGACGACGCCCCGCGCGCGCGTACCAGCGCGCGGCGCCCGCGTCGGTCGACTGCTGCCCGTTCTTCCTCCGGCCGTACCCTGACGGCGGTCGCCGAGGACATCGATGAGCTCGACGTCAGCGCGGTCGCCGACCTGATAGCGCGCGGCCGTGAGTCCGGCGAGGTCAGCCGGTCTGAGCTGCGCGAGGCCCTCGAGTCCGCCGATGTCGGTACCGAGCTTCTGCCGGCGCTGGTCGCTCGGCTGACGGCCGCCGGCGTCGACGTCCTCGAGGAAGAGGAGGGCGAACGCGCCTCCCAACCCGCGGAGACCGGCCGGACGACGACCGAGCATGCGGGCACCGCCGACCTCGTGCGCATGTACCTGCGCGAGATCGGTCGAGTCCCACTGCTCAACGCCGCCCAGGAGGTCGAACTCTCCAAGCGCGTCGAGGCTGGGCTGTTCGCGGAACACAAGCTGGCCACGGCCGAGGAGCTCGGGACCGACCTGCGTCGGGACCTCAAGCAACTCGTCCGCGACGGCGAGGCCGCGAAGCAGCAACTCGTCTCGGCGAACCTGCGTCTCGTCGTCTCGGTCGCGAAGAAGTACAGCGGCCGAGGCATGACGCTGCTCGACCTGGTTCAGGAGGGCAACCTCGGCCTGATCCGCGCCGTCGAGAAGTTCGACTACGCCAAGGGTTACAAGTTCTCCACCTACGCGACCTGGTGGATCCGTCAGGCCATCGGCCGGGCGCTCGCCGACCAGGCTCGCACCATCCGCATCCCGGTCCACGTGGTCGAGCAGATCAACAAGATCACTCGACTGCAGCGACAGCTGGTCTCCACGCTCGGCCGTGAGCCGACCGACGAGGAGCTCGCGCTGGAGCTGGACATGCCGCTCGAGCAGGTCGTGGAGCTGCGCCGGTACGCGCAGGACACGGTCAGCCTGGAGACCGGCGTCGGCGACGACGGCGACTCCGTGCTCGGCGACTTCATCGAGGATGCCGACGCGACCTCGCCGGCGGACGCCGCCTCGTACGGCGCCATGCAGGACGAGATCGACAACGTGCTCGGCAACCTGTCGCCGCGCGAGCGCGAGGTGATGCGGCTGCGGTTCGGCCTCGCCGACGGCAAGCAGCACACCCTCGCGGAGGTCGGCAACCGCCTCGGCCTGACCCGCGAGCGGATCCGCCAGATCGAGCGCGACACCCTCCGAGAGCTCCGCAAGCCGGCCGTAGCCGGCCGCCTGCGCGAGTTCTTGGACTAG